The DNA segment CGAGTTGATCCGCAAGCTCGCCCGGGAAGATGATTTGCGCACTCTGGTCATGGGCGGTCCCGGGGAGGCGGCGCTGGCGGCGGAGATTTGTGCCGGCGCAGAAGGGGCGGCGGTGAATGTCGCCGGGAGGGACTCACTCTCGACTCTGCCCGGGGTTCTCTCCCGCCTGAGCGTTTTCGTTTCGGGCGACACGGGGCCGCTGCATGTGGCCTCTCTCGTGGGCGTGCCCACGGTGTCGCTCTTCGGGCCGACGGACCCCTTGCGGACGGCGCCGCGGGGGCCGCACCACAGCACGATCCGCCGGGTGCTCGATTGCAGCCCTTGTTTCGCCCGAACCTGTCCCCTCGGCCATCACCGGTGCATGGCCGACATTTCCCCGGAGGAGGTAGCCGGAGAGGTGAGAGGCTTGATAAGAATGGTGAGAAAGGCGGCGCCTTCGGAAAGCCGAATGGGCGGATCGCCGCTTTGAGGAGAAACGATTGAGCGGAAAGGCGGCTGTATTTTTTGATCGGGACGGGACGTTGAGTCGCGATGTCGGATACGTGGTTCATCTGGACGATTACGAATTGCTCCCTCGCGCGGCGGGGGCGGTCCGCTTGGTGAACGAGGCGGGCCTTCTCGCGATTCTGGTGACGAACCAGGCAGGGGTGGCCCGGGGCTATTTTCCCGAGGAGATGATCGGCCGGGTTCATGCGAAGCTTCAGGAGGAGCTGGGGAAAAAAGGCGCGCACCTGGACGCGATTTATTACTGCCCCTCCCTTCCGGGTTCGAGCGTGCCGGGCTACGACGAGGACAGCG comes from the bacterium genome and includes:
- a CDS encoding glycosyltransferase family 9 protein, with product PVPAAAAAFADQLLREAGLGGSAPIVGIHPGAFYGDAKTWPPQLFSELIRKLAREDDLRTLVMGGPGEAALAAEICAGAEGAAVNVAGRDSLSTLPGVLSRLSVFVSGDTGPLHVASLVGVPTVSLFGPTDPLRTAPRGPHHSTIRRVLDCSPCFARTCPLGHHRCMADISPEEVAGEVRGLIRMVRKAAPSESRMGGSPL
- a CDS encoding HAD family hydrolase, producing the protein MSGKAAVFFDRDGTLSRDVGYVVHLDDYELLPRAAGAVRLVNEAGLLAILVTNQAGVARGYFPEEMIGRVHAKLQEELGKKGAHLDAIYYCPSLPGSSVPGYDEDSDWRKPKPGMLLQAAEDHGVDLSRSFMVGDKYSDLVCGWAAGCKSAFVLTGYGRGEREFRGKEWPRQPDIVGEDAYHVTEMILDEMAKSKI